gaaaataaatccaTGAACTGACTGATTTTATTCACAGTTGAGAGGATGTTCTTTGCCAAAAAATTCATCAGCGGCATCATCGATGTTGTCAGGTGAGAATCTGCAGAAATGATCCTAATATATGGCAAAATAAATCTGCTTTGTGGTTTAATCTCACCGTTTCATGTCGGATTCTGTCTTTGTAGCAACATCGACCCCCAGCAGTTTGTGCCCTCTGAGCCTGTAAGTGCTGAACTTTACCCGAGCATCTGTGTCTGCTGGTTGTTGTTGTCACGTAGCCGTGGTGGCCGGGTTTCTGATGTATGCTCATGCCTCCGTCCCACAGCCTCCACCACGCAGGCCGGTTGCATATGCAGAGCAGCATGAAAGCGAGGAGGAGAAACAGTTCCGTCGAGTCTTCCAGCAGCTAGCTGGAGATGTGAGTGTCTACCTGGACTCATCTTTGACTCTGGGGTTTTAGTGGTGGCacttaaatgtgtttaatttaaaccgTTTATGTCTTTCTGTGCtgctttttcagtcttttctcaTTTATACTTGTCACACAGGACATGGAAGTCAGCCCCTCTGAACTGATGAACATCCTGAACAGAATCATTGCAAAACGTAAGAATTGTTTGCACTTGATCATTAACCAACCTCTGCATAATTCTTTAGcctgttctgtttccttcagctttGACTCGGGTCTTAACTGTATTTCTGCTGTCAGTGCATCTTTGAAGATGTGCATTCGTAGTGACTGACTTGTGTTGTAGGCGGAGATCTGAAGACAGATGGTTTCTCCATTGAGTCTTGCAGGAGCATGGTGGCAGTCATGGACGTatcctttctgtcttttgttttcttggtgtgTTCTGCAACCCATGTGACAGTGTAGAATATTGAGCTAAATGTGCCACACCTTTGGAAAATACAAGGTATGTATGAGTAGGGCAGCTGTTCTCCAGCTTGAACTGGAGAAAAGGACTTTCTGGGTGTTGTCCTTAATACTGTTTCAGAGTGACAGCACTGGAAAACTCGGCTTCCATGAATTCAAACATCTCTGGAACAACATAAAAAGATGGCAGGTAAGTACTGCAGGTTTATCTTTTGTCCCGTGCTTCTACTTCTGTGATTTCAGTGCTAATGACATAAAAAAGTGAACACATTCGCGATTGTCCCTGAGCGCATGTACAGTCTCAGCTCATTTAAATATGTAGCATGTCAAAGTTTACTGCTTTATCttattatctctttttttatagGCATACAGCCTAAAGCTGTTGCCTCTCAAGTGTTTGGCGTTATCCAGGTTGTGAAAGGAAATGTTTTGTATCTAGTTTGTAAATGAGATACCAGGCAGTTTGAGGTGGCATACCTGCTTTACATGAACTGTATTGTTGCTGTTTAGGGCGTGTACAAGACTTACGACGCAGATGGGTCCGGTGTTATTGGTGCTGATGAACTGCCTAATGCTTTCAGAGCTGCTGGTGAGGATTTATTTAATCTCCCATATACATCTGTACAGGTAAAGCTACATCCGTTGCTGAGAAAAAAAGGCCTTGGCTTACTGTCCGCCGTTGTGTGGCTCTGCATGCTTGTAAAACTGAAGATGCTGGATTATTGTGGCATGCTAACTCTGAACttgaaaattaaatctgaacTTAGCATGCATGTAACCTCTGTGTGTCTAAGTGCTGGTTAATGGTAGCACACATCGGTTTCATCTTTATGTCTCTTCTGCAGGGTTCCCTCTAAATGATCAGCTCTTCCAGATGATCATTCGCAGGTACAGCGACGAAAACGGAAACATGGACTTTGACAACTACATTGGCTGCCTTGTGCGACTTGATGCCATGTGCCGTGAGTTTCAGAGACCAGTCTTGAACTTAACTGGCTCTCCATTGATTTAGAGCAAGAATAATTGTCTTAAAGGTTTAATATCTGATCTGATTCAGGTGCCTTTAAAACCCTGGATAAGGATAACAATGGAACAATCAAAGTCAATGTTCAAGAGGTAAAGTAGttgaaatagtttatttttgccTTGAATTTAGAGCTTGGATCATTTGTGTGGGTCAGCATTTCATGGCGTCATCTCTGCTCTTGTCTTTGCAGTGGCTTCAGCTAACCATGTACTCTTGAGTACCTGTGATGCCTTTCctgcttgttttattaaacCACTTTGTTTGACTACAtagaacaaaatattttatccatacagttttctttgtttcatttgtgtgtGCCATTTTATAATCGATAATCAGTGCAATGGAAGTGTTGATGGGAGGCTCTGCAAGTcagaatttaaattaaagatcCCAAACTTGCATGTGCAATGCTGCTCAAAactaaaaagtcagaaataaatGCTTCTTAAAAGGTCAGAAGAATGAAGCCCACATGAATGAGGTGTGTAAATATCATTGTGTGTTGAACAGGTGTGATTTGGTTAGCTAGTTTGGCATTTACCCTGAAGTCAAAAATAGCACGAGGACACAGAGCAACCTGTTTGCCCATCATCTGAgcatttgtgaaaaacctgAAGAAAGCAGCTTTGCTTCAGGCTCTGGGGCTGGTTCCACAAAGGCGTGTCCTGTTAGAGAAAAATTCCCATGTCACCCTAAAAGTGAAGCTTGAGGGAATATTCAGAGCTTCTGACAACTCGGTCTCACCTTTAAGACGTCACTGCCAAAATATCTTCCATAAGGCAAATACTATCTGTCAGAGTTAACAGAAGTCAGGTGTGAAATGACAGCATGGTTGGTTGCGTTGTGGAGGGTTAGGGTTGGCACACCTACACCTGTTTCCCATGTTTAGATGTCATGAATGGCGTGGGTGTGTCCAGAGCACCATTTCTTGTTGCTAGACCTGTTGTGGCGGCACAGCCTATTTTCTGAACGTTATTTACCAGCAGATTCCTAGAAAACTTTGGCCCAGCCTCAGCTTTCAAACCTCTAGAGCAGAATTTCTCCGTCTGGTTTGCAGTATTTTTAGACTTCAGTTTCATTTGGAGACTTTGTGAACCCGTCGATAAAACGTGATCTGGCCAAGCAATTTTGATTAAAGCTAAAAGGAAAATGAGGATAAATGTATTACGTAAGGCACAG
The sequence above is a segment of the Melanotaenia boesemani isolate fMelBoe1 chromosome 15, fMelBoe1.pri, whole genome shotgun sequence genome. Coding sequences within it:
- the capns1a gene encoding calpain small subunit 1a; protein product: MFFAKKFISGIIDVVSNIDPQQFVPSEPPPPRRPVAYAEQHESEEEKQFRRVFQQLAGDDMEVSPSELMNILNRIIAKRGDLKTDGFSIESCRSMVAVMDSDSTGKLGFHEFKHLWNNIKRWQGVYKTYDADGSGVIGADELPNAFRAAGFPLNDQLFQMIIRRYSDENGNMDFDNYIGCLVRLDAMCRAFKTLDKDNNGTIKVNVQEWLQLTMYS